From one Dyella sp. 2HG41-7 genomic stretch:
- a CDS encoding CvpA family protein translates to MNVIDLIIIAVLALSVLVGLWRGLISEVLALVTWIAAFWVAWTYGPAVSAHFEHSIEMPVLRILVGYGLCFIAVLIVGALARFALGTLVDSTGLGGTDRLLGMIFGFARGVLLVTLAVFLGNLTALAHEPMWQQSTLLPQFQNMATWLEHDMPPSVREHLRPENLSAHLPTVLPGHTPAHSSTSPAAASSAADTTHHTNG, encoded by the coding sequence ATGAACGTGATCGACCTCATCATCATCGCGGTGCTGGCACTTTCGGTCCTTGTAGGTTTGTGGCGCGGCCTCATATCGGAGGTGCTGGCCCTGGTCACCTGGATCGCCGCCTTTTGGGTGGCGTGGACGTACGGTCCGGCGGTGTCGGCGCATTTCGAACATTCCATCGAGATGCCGGTATTGCGGATTTTGGTGGGCTACGGCCTATGTTTTATCGCCGTGCTGATCGTCGGCGCCCTGGCGCGATTTGCGCTGGGGACGTTGGTGGACAGCACGGGACTGGGCGGCACGGATCGCCTGCTTGGGATGATTTTCGGTTTCGCGCGCGGCGTGCTGCTCGTAACGCTGGCGGTGTTTCTAGGCAATTTGACGGCGTTGGCGCACGAGCCGATGTGGCAACAATCGACTTTGCTGCCGCAGTTCCAAAACATGGCGACGTGGTTGGAACACGACATGCCGCCGAGCGTCCGCGAGCATTTGCGTCCGGAGAATCTCTCCGCGCATCTGCCCACTGTGCTGCCAGGTCATACGCCTGCGCACAGCTCCACTTCTCCGGCTGCAGCTTCGAGCGCGGCCGATACAACGCATCACACTAACGGGTAG
- a CDS encoding SPOR domain-containing protein, which translates to MNTRLLGAAVLVALAILFVPMFFSSKVPSTSTDQSVSLAIPPAPDRDLQTKTVSLSGQGAAPASSVAPATTSAPSAQGMTPVNLTSSATQPAGNSSAAPVIPTPEQPAIPATPPRSVATTSRPAIAPPTQQPAAPVVPSTPPATAAQGIYSVNLSAYAAPGANRLMQKVRALGYPVSSEPIQRAGKTLTLVSAGPFETRAQAETARLKIAQTVPGIPARLESGANTPQGDAPAPAAGAPVRAGGWAVQVAAMGSQSDAVALRDKLRANGFDGFVDTVNAGGKQLWRVRAGPQTQRSDAVSLRDQIKAKLGLDGNVVSAK; encoded by the coding sequence TTGAACACACGCCTATTGGGAGCCGCCGTACTCGTTGCGCTGGCCATCCTGTTCGTGCCGATGTTCTTCTCAAGCAAGGTGCCGTCTACCTCGACCGATCAATCGGTAAGTCTGGCTATTCCCCCGGCGCCCGATCGCGATTTGCAAACCAAGACGGTCAGTCTTTCCGGCCAAGGCGCAGCCCCGGCATCCAGTGTGGCGCCTGCGACCACCTCGGCGCCCAGCGCGCAGGGTATGACGCCGGTAAACCTGACTAGTAGCGCGACGCAGCCGGCAGGCAACAGTTCTGCGGCGCCGGTCATTCCGACGCCAGAGCAGCCGGCGATTCCGGCCACGCCGCCCAGGTCCGTGGCGACCACGAGTCGTCCCGCCATCGCACCGCCGACGCAGCAACCCGCAGCGCCGGTGGTTCCAAGCACGCCGCCGGCCACGGCCGCGCAGGGTATCTATTCGGTCAATCTCAGCGCCTATGCGGCCCCGGGAGCCAACCGTCTGATGCAGAAGGTGCGCGCGCTGGGCTATCCGGTAAGCAGCGAGCCGATTCAACGCGCCGGCAAAACGCTGACATTGGTCAGCGCGGGACCGTTCGAAACGCGCGCACAGGCCGAGACCGCGCGGTTAAAGATTGCTCAGACCGTGCCTGGCATTCCAGCCCGTCTGGAAAGCGGCGCCAACACGCCGCAGGGCGATGCGCCGGCCCCGGCGGCAGGCGCTCCGGTCCGTGCTGGCGGTTGGGCCGTGCAGGTGGCGGCGATGGGTAGCCAATCCGATGCCGTGGCTTTGCGCGACAAGCTGCGCGCCAACGGCTTCGACGGTTTCGTTGACACGGTCAATGCCGGGGGCAAGCAGTTGTGGCGCGTTCGCGCCGGCCCGCAGACCCAGCGCAGCGATGCGGTGTCGCTGCGCGATCAGATCAAGGCCAAGCTGGGCCTGGACGGCAATGTCGTCAGCGCCAAATGA